One window of the Spirochaetia bacterium 38H-sp genome contains the following:
- a CDS encoding rhomboid family intramembrane serine protease, whose protein sequence is MNLRFLRRPFKYEFFNATLYIIGFNLMFYFIGNIVPVSKFYLSLIPGAVLKGYVWQFFTYMFEHANFNHIFFNMLGVLLFGYQVERAMGSREFLLFYLLTGFLSGLLSFFYFIALGYYGVILLGASGALFGVMLAFATFFPRSQILVFFILPVPAPVLVLLYTALELFYAFSGTGGNVAHYTHVAGFLVAYLYLLIRHGINPIKVFRDEYFH, encoded by the coding sequence ATGAATTTACGTTTTTTGCGCAGACCTTTTAAGTACGAGTTTTTTAATGCAACGTTGTATATCATCGGGTTTAACCTGATGTTTTATTTTATTGGCAATATTGTTCCTGTTTCTAAATTTTATCTTTCTCTTATTCCGGGAGCAGTGCTCAAAGGCTATGTGTGGCAGTTCTTTACTTATATGTTTGAGCATGCCAATTTTAATCATATTTTTTTTAATATGCTCGGTGTTCTTCTTTTTGGATATCAGGTAGAGAGAGCTATGGGGAGCAGAGAGTTTTTGCTTTTTTATCTGCTTACCGGCTTTTTATCAGGTCTTCTATCATTTTTTTATTTTATTGCTTTGGGTTATTATGGTGTTATTCTTCTTGGTGCTTCAGGAGCACTGTTTGGTGTTATGCTTGCTTTTGCAACCTTTTTCCCAAGATCCCAGATTCTTGTGTTTTTCATACTTCCCGTGCCTGCTCCTGTTCTTGTTTTGCTTTATACTGCTCTTGAGCTTTTTTATGCTTTTTCCGGTACAGGTGGCAATGTAGCTCACTATACTCATGTAGCAGGATTCCTTGTTGCTTATCTTTATCTGCTTATAAGACACGGAATCAATCCGATAAAGGTTTTTAGGGATGAGTATTTCCATTAG
- a CDS encoding RlmE family RNA methyltransferase, whose protein sequence is MKWDDDYYTQKAKKDGYPARSVYKLMEIDKKYKIIKQGYTVLDIGAAPGSWSKYILTKIGKSGRLLSIDLNRLEIKEDSRMEALQGDIYSKEIQDRIAEYGQFDLVVSDIAPTTSGNRNLDTARSEALVEEVIGFAEKYLKTGGDFVAKLFQGPGRQAIMDRIRANWTSAHFFKPQATRKQSFEVFIIGIGKK, encoded by the coding sequence ATGAAATGGGACGATGATTACTACACACAAAAAGCAAAAAAAGATGGCTATCCCGCACGCTCTGTATACAAGCTCATGGAGATAGATAAAAAGTATAAGATTATAAAACAGGGATATACAGTGCTGGACATAGGGGCTGCGCCGGGAAGCTGGAGCAAATACATCCTTACAAAAATAGGAAAAAGCGGAAGGCTTCTGTCTATAGACCTCAACAGGCTGGAAATAAAAGAAGACAGCAGAATGGAAGCCCTGCAAGGAGATATATACAGTAAGGAGATACAGGATAGGATAGCAGAATACGGTCAGTTTGACCTTGTTGTAAGCGACATAGCCCCAACAACAAGTGGCAACCGCAATCTAGATACAGCACGATCAGAAGCACTTGTGGAAGAGGTCATAGGATTTGCAGAAAAATATCTAAAGACAGGAGGAGATTTTGTTGCCAAGCTTTTTCAGGGTCCGGGAAGACAGGCAATCATGGATCGTATCAGGGCAAACTGGACAAGCGCACATTTTTTTAAGCCACAGGCAACGAGAAAACAGTCTTTTGAAGTATTTATAATAGGCATAGGTAAAAAATAG